The DNA window CAGATGATCTTTTGTGTGCTACTGCAGAAATAATGGGCAAAAGCACTTATGGAACAGTGTATAAGGCTACAATGGAGGATGGGATTCAAGTTGCGGTCAAACGATTGAGAGAAAAGTTAACCAAAGGCCCAAGGGAATTTGAGTCTGAGGTTAATGTCCTTGGAAAGATTAGACATCCTAATCTTCTTGCTCTTAGAGCTTATTATATAGGTCCAAAAAGAGAGAAATTGTTAGTTTTTGACTACATGCCTAAAAGAAGTCTTGCAACTTTTCTTCATGgtgagataataaattttcacACAATGCATAGTTTCATTCATGTCCATTTATTAAGTATTGCCTTTTGCCGCAGCTCGTGCCCCGAATTCACCGGTCTTCTGGTCGACAAGAATGAAGATAGCGAAAGGAATGGCAAGAGGGCTACTATATCTTcaccataatctcaacataatCCATGGAAATCTCACGTCAAGTAATATTCTTCTTGATGAACATACAAATGCAAAAATTGCAGATTTCGGAATTTCTCGTCTAATGACTGTCGCGGCATATTCAAGCGTGATAGCTGCTGCGGGGGCACTGGGGTACCGAGCACCCGAGCTTTCAAAGCTCAAGAAAGCCATAACAAAGACTGATGTCTACAGCTTTGGAGTGATCTTATTAGAACTTTTAACCGGTAAATCCCCGGGGGAGGCCGTGAATGGTATGGATTTGCCTCAATGGGTGGCATCAATCGTGAAAGAGGAGTGGACTAATGAAGTTTTTGATCTTGAGTTGATGAGAGATGCATCAGTGATTGGTGATGAGTTGTTGAATGCTTTGAAACTGGCACTGCATTGTGTGGATCCTTCGCCGTCAGCTCGACCGGAGGCCAATCAGATTTTGCAGCAACTGGAGGAGATTAGACCAGAAACAGCTACAAGTTCTGGTGATGATGCCAGTGGAGTAGTAGCATCACCTAGCGATTGAAGAAGAACTTGACAATATTCGGTAATCTAGAATAGAAGTAGATTTGTTGTATTGTAACACTTATTCTTTCATTCTTAGAATTTTGTTGATCtgaatttctttttttaaaaaacaacaaAGATAATGTATTGCTTGTAAATACAAATGTGTTTCATTATCAGAGTTAAATACTTGCTATTTCACAAGTTAATGGGGTGTGTATTCACAAAAGTAAGTGTATTGTTAGACGATCTCACAAATCTATATTAGTGAGACATGTCGACTTGGTTCATACatgcaatttaaaataatatttttgtgtGAGTCGCATCGAGTTGGGGACATATCTCATAAAATTACGTGAGACAATCTcataagaatttttttattcacaaaataaagataaaacCGGATAAAAAAATTTTATCTACAAATTTGTTATCgtgtgataaaaaaaataaaattaatgtattttttatttaaaaaaatttgaaagtttttttAGTATCTATATCTAAACTAGATTCaccttaaataatttaaatacataaGTAAGACTTCAGTTGACTCGATTTTATTACATCCTTGTATATTTTAATGATTAGTACTCTTTTATTTATGTCATGGAAAAAcacaaatataaattataaatacaTTTGAACTCTTCATTATATTTACCATAAAAACCTACtagattttattttttcatttaaaagtttattttaaaaattttctttcaaaaatccaATTTATCAAATATTGAATAATTTTccaagattgatattgattgactCGATTATTTACACCTACCAAAACCTTATTAAGTATATTAAGTGAGCTTTTTGTTTTAACTCGTGTATTTGATTTAAAGCCCGACCAACTTTTATATTTTGTGTTTAAAGGTGGAATTTCAAAACGTGTTGTGAATgatcttttgtattttattgaaaaattaTGAGTTAATTACatgaatatatattttcaacatacatgatatatgttgttcattattaatattttacctTTTAAAGAGTTAAAATATAGatgactgatatcagttgacaataaaatttataatatgtTCATTGCATAATTTGATACATGTGTATTCCAAAAAATTGAGCAATCATGATATACATGTTATTACTGTTATATTGAATACTTTTgttcaaaaaataattttaaagtaTAGGAGGATTATCTCTCGATTATTAAGTGATTCTCATCTATCACCCACTTACCTTTCTTATATGAAAACGAAGAAAAgattgaagaagatgaagaacaACCATAATTCTAGGCTCGGTCAATTTgatctatatttataataacTTTTTATCATTCAAGTCGCGTCGAAAATTTATCTAAAAAAATTGATCTGAAATACGATCTTATATTATATGAATTTTTGTACAATATTAAACCATCCAAATTGAGATACCAATTGAAGACGCTTATATTATACACTACCAATAATTCCATTCCACCAAGTGGACAGAAAAAGCACCCCATCCCTTACTAATTATTATTGACTAAAAGAGAGTTGAGGGGGGAGGGACCACTACCTACTACCTCTAGCTCCGTGAATGAATATATTATCTATcagttttagttttttttttttttttttttaccataaaCTAATGGTTAAAATgtgatttcatttttttattaatgattattttttgttcaaatatgtatttgtttattgttatttatataaaataaatatataataatcttGTGTCGTAAACATCCTAATGCcgacaagtttttttttttaaaaaaaattatattaaatatttgacatttatatttaaaagtgaactaaaaattttatttaacaaaCCCACGCTCAATCACTATTTTTTTCTTCACGCTTGATCCGTATTTTTACACTTTTTAAAACACTGCTCAAACACGAGATATTGTCCTAAAATTAGGAATTTGATGTCAGATGATCTATGAAAATCGGCTACTCGATTTATATTTAAGTCAATAACAATgattaaaaaaacaattaaaccTAATTAATagtaagtttttttaagaagttgataaaaaatttcaacaatATCAAACAACTTAATTTAAACAAGTGTTCTAAAAGGCATATAAAAGGGATGATTGAAAACAAAAAGTAAAGAAAAAACTTCGATGCAGACAAAAAAAGTGAAAAAGTGGTCAACTTAaacttttgatttttttttttaaaaaaaatcattgggTCGTGGAAATGCTaacaattttgattttaattataacaaaacttgttattatgTTTCTAACATATGTTATTAAATGTATATTTGATAGAATCTTAAGCTGAAAGATTTGAGAAAATAGAATTCAAATTTAGTCAAGTTTGAAATCTGACGAgttgaaatattttgataatATCTCATAGCTTAATGATTGAAATGAACAGCAACCAAAACTGCTGAATGGATAACTCTACAAGTCATATTTCAGGTTGGCTTCGGATGTTATCTATACTTATCAGACATTACAAAACCGAGATAGATCAGACAGATACAAATGTCGGCTAAACATGAGCAATTTTGGtattttttcatatatttcAAATAAGTTATCCAAATGACTAGcaaacaaaacaacaaaaatgcCAATTCAATTATCTACAAGCCTTATGTCAGATCGTCTCAACTAATTCAGATGTTATCTATACTAACTGGACATAGAGAAGAGACCAGCTTGAGTTGTTGCAGCTAGACTTAGCCTGATTAGACTTGGTTCAGCTAGACTTTGTGCGGATAAACTTCGTCTAGCAGAAGTCAACAGTAAAAACAACTCTATATAAAAAATTGGCCAACAACTTGAATATGAccattttaatataaaaaaccatacatatttttataaaaaaatttcaaacgatcatatttttatatctaATTTCTATATCATATTTGGAGGTCATAAATAAAATACTTTGAATATCAAACAACAAGCTTTTGATGAAGATTAAAAGCATGAGAAGCTTATATAAGAAAAAGAAGCTAAAACGAGAGCAAACCCAAAGAGTTAGATGTGAGGAACAAAAAGAGAGACAAACTTTCAAAATAAATCCTCAATACCAAATCAAGTTTGTAGAATACTATTTCATGTTTAAGTATTGAAgaataaattatttgaagaTGGATCATTCACACGAAAGAGAGATGCATTTCATAGAAAAGTCGAGCGATAACTTTTACGCAAAAACGTAAAAGACTGTGTTTATAGTATTGACATAAGAAACATTAAAAATTATGCGAATTGTGAGGTTGTGGGCTACAATCGAGAGTGTATTAAGAGTTTCAATTAATCAAGAGATAAGTCATAAGTCGAAGTGTGTTTGTACAAGGAGTTATAccaatcaaaatcttctaatgTATATCTTCCTAAAtgaaagaaggggtgacgtaggagtcgCTAATCTCcgaagatctataaacaaatttgtgtctCTTTATTTTATCTCAtataatttttgttgttgttttgatacgcattgttgaagcattttacgAGTTAATTCAAATGTCAAAATATTGTatacaaagtgtttgataaaatatttcaaCCAAACCGTTTTCATTCATTTAACTCGcttatcatttaaaaaattaatcaattttcagagatttattttgattttcttCCGCTCGTTTTGAACCAAACTCAATATAATTCTCGATATTCAGTTCATTTTTGAACATTTCAAGAACATGCAAAAATATAGCTCAAGGtttgcaaaatattttaaagaatttattcactctcatttaagttctttttcgATCCCCaaaaaaaactttaattattttttaaaaaatttaacttttaaatatttgatcATACAAAATTTTTACACAAAACTACCCTAAATAACAAACTATTTTATAAGATGTTAAATCACTCAACTATGTAGAACCTGAAACTTCTTCTTGTTAGACcatagattttaaaaaaaaaattaaatcttaaGACGAATAGAATATAACCAAAGACAAACTCCCTTTACCATTTTtattatgacaaaaatttgtgggagacggtctcacgggtcttatttatgagacgagtcttttatttgggtcatccattaaaaaatattactttttatgctaagagtattatcttttattgtgaatatgagtatgattgatccgtctcacagattatgatccgtgagacggtctcacataatactcactcttttattattatatatatccaTAATGATGGAAAGTTAaactttttttagaaaatattatattaaacgaTGCACTCTACGACAAATGACTCGTCGGCTGCGGCATTAATATATTACATAATTAATTTTCATGATTGATTAAACTTAAAATGTCAAATTCAGTACACTGTAAGAAAGAATATACCAATTATATCGATCCACGTGTTTTTCCTGATTATTATTCTCTCACTCGTCCATGAAAAAGGAGTCGTCGCCAAGTCTTTTTTCCCACGAATTTACTTGGAATGGTGAAAAATATTCTTCAAAAACcatataaaaattgataaagCCGTTCAAggaaatcaaaatcttttaatttaACCTTGATTTTTGGTCTGATGGGATTCATGGGTAACGTTCTAAGATCTTTGATCGGCCAATGCTGCAAGCCGAAGGCGGATTCCGACGAGGCCGGCTACCATGGCGTCACCGCCGCCACCGTTGGAGTATCGGCACTGGCCCAGGATTTGTACAACTTTGAAATCACTTCCCAGGTTACCCATTAGACTGGCacgttcttttttttttttaataaaaaaacaagaaaCTAGAAAAGGGTTAATCTAGTACGGACATACTGTGAATTTAGTTGAGTTTATGGtttgatcttttttttttttggagccGATTCAAAGATTTGCTAGATGATTAATTTCGGGATTTTAGTATGTTCTGTGTAAGAAAAATAAGCAAGCAGGTTCCGCTGTTGTAAATCTTGGTTTCTATATTTTTAAGGTTCCTGAAGGACTCAGTCAGCATGTTGTCTCCTCTAAGAAAGCTCAGATCAACTGGTAATTCACTGCTAATTTCTTCAATTTGGGATTTATATTTCTTTGTTTTCgtgaaatttaatatatatagaaCTAGGCACACACCATGCCATGTGTGcaagataaaaataaaattttatttattaaaataaatttaaaagataacgaattacttaaaatataatttctatAATAATTACCTATATTACCTACTTAATAATAGGATCCGAAAAATTTAGACAAAGGTTGTTTTAGGGGAAAAAACACCAATAAAATGATAAGTTAGTATAGGGGATCTACTTTAATTATATAGTgtggatattatatatattttgaactAAAATTTCCTGCAAAGGTGAAGTGCTTTGCTTATACAAGCAAAGAAGTTAGCAGGGAGATCGATAATGTATCTTGTTAACAAATCTTGTATGTTTCGGAACTTACAAGTTAGAATAGAACTTGAGGAGATTGGTCTGCTAGTTGCCATGCTAATATTTAGCCCGAGCTCGTTTTATTCAATTATTCTTAATCTATGCACTCAAATAAAGGTataggaaactttcagaagcgtGGAGAGAAACAAAACCTCCCCCTAAAACACCAGAAGAAGCTTCAAGGCTTATAGTTCTGACCTTGAAGAGACATCAACAAGCCGATGTTGAGGTACTAAGAAAATAAACCTTAGTATGGTCCTCAGAATAATGCAACGATTGAAAATAACTTGTTGATTTTACAGGGATTCTTGACCTTTTATGGCCTCCCTTTACCTCATATTTTGGTTGAGCTTACTAGCGTCACTCCTCCATCACGACCGGAAGGACTCAAATTCGAATTGTACACTCTTCCAGTAAGCAATATCTTTTCGAAACATTTTTTTCAGGCTTGGAGTGTCTTTTTGTTTCATACATATCGACTTGTTTGGCGgaatgcttttgtatatgtagGTTGATAGAAAGGCTGTGGGAGATGGAGATGGAATGACAGTATATGTGAGCACTATGGATCCAAGGGAATCCGCAATTGTCCCTACAGAAGTGCAAGTTGCAGCTTTTGAAAGATCTGAGGCGCGTACTCAGAGGAAATATGACGTGGCTGATAAACTTCGCAAGAAAATTAATGATCTAGGATATAGGTTGGATGATTCTTATGcaaaatttgtcaaatttctcTCTCTGTTTTTTTAAAGTTTGTTTTTGTGTGCAATTGAAGAAATCATTGATGAGTTAGGCATGTTTTGCAGGGTCATAGTGTTGCAAAATCAGGAGGTTCTTGCACGAAAATATCGAATAAGACTAAGGTAAGGAAACTGTTAATTGTACCAAGGAGCACCCTTATGTAGAGGCAGaataaagatttgattcatcatgGTGATTAATGTCTTATTATATAATGCTCAAGTAAAAGAAGCACAGGGGTAGGAATTTTCGGATCCTGCGGCAGAATCAAGATTTTGAACAATCAATGTTTTCTTGTATAATACTCAAGTAAAACGAGTTATTGGTGACCACTCCTATTTTGTTGTGGAACCAATTGGGAGATAATAGAATGCTACTGGACATATATGCATATGCATGAGCATAAGTAAGATTGAGGGAGAGATTGCCCATACAGGCCACCATCTCTTTCGCCAATATGGCTGCCCCTACTCGATATAGGTCCGTTTATATAGTGTAACTTAAAAGATCTTAAACGCTACGTGACAGGGGAATTGATGCACCAGAGTGTCAAATGGATTATGGACAAAGGGCAAAGGAAGCACTAGCTGATATTGTCCAAGACAAGTGTTTAAGAGTGTTGGTGTTCGATGAGGATCAATATGGTCGCTGCATAGCAGATGTTTATTGTGATGGCATATTTCTGCAGGTACTGAATTGTTGcacattttcttgaaaaaattTCTCACTGCTAAATCAATTGCTAGTTTTCGCCAGTACCTTATGTGTGTGCAGTGTGCATAACATGTTATTGTGGCGTATTTATTTTGCAATGCACTTTAATTTAATCTCATGTACAGTGAAAGATACCGAATTTCTGAATGCTTAATTATGCGTGTAGGAATCAATGCTTAAGAAGGGATTAGCATGGCATTATAAAGCATATGATCAACGACCCGAATTGGATAAGGTAACTTCTCTATTTTTGTTCTGGGCACTCAGAAATTTGGTTCAATACATATTTATTAAATGTCCATTGTTCAAGGTTGTAAATGGGGCGGGGCGGTGGCGGGGAGGTCGGTGACCGCCTACCGCGTCGGCCGCCTAGgcggttgaatttttttaagtaattttttttatagataatcatgcaatataatcatttttatgtaaaatgtgcaattaaataatgtttaagcacaaaatataatatcatctagataatgtgcaattaataaagattcatcatcatattaatgatattatgctaacgaagtaatataattttttttaccaaaaaagcaagtttaaattttcaaagtttcaatcaATAATCCATCATTAGAACAAGTAGTAGACTAAGCATAACTAACcttccaaatcatctacatATGCACCATCTACTACATCCATGATCCTCTCATCATCGACGGCGGCGGCATATTGCGTGTGGACTGTGGTGGTTGAGAGTTGAGAGtgaaaacataaaataaaataaagaaagaagtgTGTTAGggtattaatatttaaaattagttgactttgacttgatttttaaaattgttgactaggtttttaaaatttttgactatTGTCTCGCCCGCCTGCTCGTCGCCTCGACCGCCTGCTCGCCGCCTTGACCCGCCTATTCGCCGCCTCGACACCCGCCTCATGCATAGGCGGTGTGATCGAGGGCCGAGGTGCCTAGGCGGCCGCCTCGACCGCCATTTAGAACATTGCCATTGTTAGGATCAGGCGCTTACCACTAGGCCAAAAATTATAGTTGTTAGCCAAGACGCAACTTTATTTCCTTATACTTGTGCCAGTGCAGAGTACACCTACTTGGATGCTAATGGGTCGGGATGTTAGGCCCACGAGTCTGAGGAGGTGCGTATCTATCTGCTGGTGTTGTCTCATATCTCTTAGAGATCAGTTTTATCATTTCTCTACCGTAGACCCTGTCCCTAGCAGAGACAATATTATCTGTTAAGATCTAATGTCACTCTTTTACGGTCCACTTAGCCAACCAGATCAAACGGCGCAACGTCAGCAGCTTGACGCATGAGAACTTCCCGGGAGCTCACTCATCTCAATACCTCTCTTACCCATGCACGCTTAACCTAACACCCCCAAGAAGTATAAAAATATGTTTACTGGCAGACTTGAACCCATGACCTCGCTTTGATACCATTTATTAAGATCAAACGCTTACCACTTTTCTGTTACCCAAGGGGCAACTTTATTCCTTATCTTATGGCAGCGCAGAGTGCACCTACTTGGGTGCTAATAGGTCGGGCTGTTAGGCCCATGAGTTTGGGGAGATGCATGTCTATCTGCTGATGTTGTCTCATATCCCTTAGAGATAATTCTTACCCTTTCTCTACCTGTCCCCAGCAGAGACATTATTACTCGTTAAGATCTGGTGTCACACTTTTACGGCTCATTTAGCCAACCAGATCAAGCGGCGCAACGTCAGCAGCTTGACGCATGAGAACTTACCAAGAGATCACTCATCCCAGTACTACTCTTACTCATGCACGCTTATCCCAACACCCATAAGGCGTGTGCCAATACTCGAGGCTCGACAAGGCTCGTCCTTTGTGCTTCAACATAAGTTGAGACACAACACTTGAATGGAGTGTGTAAAGCCCAAGCCTTGGTGCACTTTTAAGCTCGAGGCGTCTTAAATGTGGGAATGGTAAATCCATGATGAAATACAAAACGATAGTATTTTATTCTTCTTATATGCTGATAACTATTTGCTTTATGGAATTTTCTTTTAAGTGCATCTTAAATTTTCATGCAGTTAACTTCTACTTGCAGTTAACTTCTACTAGCAAACACACTTGTGTCGCATGTGGAAGCAAttcttttatataataaatttattttgttacattttttatgttatattatttatgaaGAAAAATTTGTATAGAAATACTGAAttctaaatattaaaataatatttttatttatatatcttGTTTATAATTATGAGATTTTTTTGTGAGATATTAATACTTATTCATCAAgaatatatgatattaataagaaataataagaaaaatgagAACAAAAAGTACGTTAAAAATAAGGTGGAAATGTTTGTAGCTTGTCTCACATATCGTAGCACACAATggaaaattttgtttttcttcgCAAAAAGTCGTTTACAAAAACTGATACTCCCTTAGAATAATggtaaaaaattgtgtgagacggtctcacggatcgtattttgtgagacggatctcttatttgggtcatccatgaaaaaatattactttttatgctaagagtgttattttttattgtgaatatcggtagggttgacccgtctcacagataaagattcgtgagaccgtcttacaagaaaCCTACTCTAGAATAATATAACACTTAAAAGCTCACGGTCTACTCGACCACATATGGCCACATTCGACAATCTTCAAAATGAATGAATACTCTTTTATATAGAAGAGTCCATCGACATtatcttttcaaattttgaatgtCGTCAAATATCTTCATCACAtcacaaaacatatttaaacaaGTTATCTTCTTGAATCATCTTCTTATATCTGAAAATCtttaaattagtattttaaattttcatgaCAAATAATCTAAAAATCAAGCCAACATAATATTATCTAACAATCACTTTGGCTTATTTTTgacaaaatcataaaaaaatatgcaataaaattcataaaaatataaCTCTCCTTCGTTTGACAAAAATCAAccaaagtttaaaaatcaaaCCGAGAGGTTCCATTTAGGCTGCGTTTGGTTTggaggataaaataaactaatgattagtaagtaaatgataaagaaaatgattgtcgtagatgtattatgtttggtaagatttttaagtgtaggataattttgaattttttgatgaaaggacaaaattgccctttttttcttttttttcttttcttttcttcttccacTCCGGCGACGGCGGCATTCCAGGACGGTGACGGCGGCGTGCCGGCAACGTCGTTGCGGCTGGCAGTCAGCGACGTCGACGGCTGTCGGCCAGCCGGAAGTTATCGGTCGGTGGCGACGGTCGGTGGTTCGGCGCCGGCTGGTTCTCGACGGCGGGCGTCGACGGCGGTTGGTGGTCAGGTGGCGGCGGTCGTGGCGGGAAGAGGTGTTGAGTTTGGatataggagaagggtaaaattgaaaaaataggaaggattaagagttggataaataatcctagggggtgaggaTTATTATTTTAACCCACCTAATATAACTTAATCATTTATAGGAGGAtattgacttggttaaataatcacgcgtACCAAACGAGAGATAAGAtgagttaaaaaaaaataaactcacCTTATCACTCCTGCGAAACACTCGCTTAATATTCTCCTCCTATCTTCATGATGCATACAATGTTCCCCTTGaatgttaaacttgtgtattCTCCATCATGTATCATATCATTGTCGTCAAAACCGAATTTGCAAGATCAACATCATAAAAAATGAACCTGTTTTGATATCATTTCTCTGATCGGGTTTTCTCTTGTTTTGATTAGTTTCCATAATTAGTCCAATTAAGAAATGTAAAACTAAAAGGAAAAAATAAGAACACAGACAATTTTAATATGTTTCGGTCCACCGACCTACATCCATGGAGCCACCGCCCAACTATCAAGCAAATCAATTAAATATAAACAGTTATAATAATATAAGGACttgttcaaataaaatattctctTTTCTAATGACGTCTTTATGATGAACAAATTCAGTAAACTTTACTTGATGAGAATCACTTGTCTTCAACTCCATCTTGATCGAACTTCCTTCGAAATTGCGGATTGTTCTCAGCCGTGAACGTCACCTTACTCTCCAGAGGAATGAA is part of the Primulina eburnea isolate SZY01 chromosome 1, ASM2296580v1, whole genome shotgun sequence genome and encodes:
- the LOC140825045 gene encoding staphylococcal-like nuclease CAN2 isoform X1, whose protein sequence is MGFMGNVLRSLIGQCCKPKADSDEAGYHGVTAATVGVSALAQDLYNFEITSQVPEGLSQHVVSSKKAQINWYRKLSEAWRETKPPPKTPEEASRLIVLTLKRHQQADVEGFLTFYGLPLPHILVELTSVTPPSRPEGLKFELYTLPVDRKAVGDGDGMTVYVSTMDPRESAIVPTEVQVAAFERSEARTQRKYDVADKLRKKINDLGYRVIVLQNQEVLARKYRIRLRGIDAPECQMDYGQRAKEALADIVQDKCLRVLVFDEDQYGRCIADVYCDGIFLQESMLKKGLAWHYKAYDQRPELDKSTPTWMLMGRDVRPTSLRRCVSICWCCLISLRDQFYHFSTVDPVPSRDNIIC
- the LOC140825045 gene encoding staphylococcal-like nuclease CAN2 isoform X2; this encodes MGFMGNVLRSLIGQCCKPKADSDEAGYHGVTAATVGVSALAQDLYNFEITSQVPEGLSQHVVSSKKAQINWKLSEAWRETKPPPKTPEEASRLIVLTLKRHQQADVEGFLTFYGLPLPHILVELTSVTPPSRPEGLKFELYTLPVDRKAVGDGDGMTVYVSTMDPRESAIVPTEVQVAAFERSEARTQRKYDVADKLRKKINDLGYRVIVLQNQEVLARKYRIRLRGIDAPECQMDYGQRAKEALADIVQDKCLRVLVFDEDQYGRCIADVYCDGIFLQESMLKKGLAWHYKAYDQRPELDKSTPTWMLMGRDVRPTSLRRCVSICWCCLISLRDQFYHFSTVDPVPSRDNIIC
- the LOC140825045 gene encoding staphylococcal-like nuclease CAN2 isoform X4; the encoded protein is MGFMGNVLRSLIGQCCKPKADSDEAGYHGVTAATVGVSALAQDLYNFEITSQVPEGLSQHVVSSKKAQINWYRKLSEAWRETKPPPKTPEEASRLIVLTLKRHQQADVEGFLTFYGLPLPHILVELTSVTPPSRPEGLKFELYTLPVDRKAVGDGDGMTVYVSTMDPRESAIVPTEVQVAAFERSEARTQRKYDVADKLRKKINDLGYRVIVLQNQEVLARKYRIRLRGIDAPECQMDYGQRAKEALADIVQDKCLRVLVFDEDQYGRCIADVYCDGIFLQESMLKKGLAWHYKAYDQRPELDKSTPTWMLMGRDVRPTSLRSQPDQTAQRQQLDA
- the LOC140825045 gene encoding staphylococcal-like nuclease CAN2 isoform X5; amino-acid sequence: MGFMGNVLRSLIGQCCKPKADSDEAGYHGVTAATVGVSALAQDLYNFEITSQVPEGLSQHVVSSKKAQINWYRKLSEAWRETKPPPKTPEEASRLIVLTLKRHQQADVEGFLTFYGLPLPHILVELTSVTPPSRPEGLKFELYTLPVDRKAVGDGDGMTVYVSTMDPRESAIVPTEVQVAAFERSEARTQRKYDVADKLRKKINDLGYRVIVLQNQEVLARKYRIRLRGIDAPECQMDYGQRAKEALADIVQDKCLRVLVFDEDQYGRCIADVYCDGIFLQESMLKKGLAWHYKAYDQRPELDKCRVHLLGC
- the LOC140825045 gene encoding staphylococcal-like nuclease CAN2 isoform X3, encoding MGFMGNVLRSLIGQCCKPKADSDEAGYHGVTAATVGVSALAQDLYNFEITSQVPEGLSQHVVSSKKAQINWYRKLSEAWRETKPPPKTPEEASRLIVLTLKRHQQADVEGFLTFYGLPLPHILVELTSVTPPSRPEGLKFELYTLPVDRKAVGDGDGMTVYVSTMDPRESAIVPTEVQVAAFERSEARTQRKYDVADKLRKKINDLGYRVIVLQNQEVLARKYRIRLRGIDAPECQMDYGQRAKEALADIVQDKCLRVLVFDEDQYGRCIADVYCDGIFLQESMLKKGLAWHYKAYDQRPELDKWERKARAKGIGLWASPNPEMPWDWRRKNKCEGRKIKAKNLQIPMDENY